From one Thermoplasmata archaeon genomic stretch:
- a CDS encoding glycosyltransferase family 39 protein — MGTPDWNARGRLDSSASRRELRGWHRVARRPKRTAAVLGGLVAFGLLLRFVTFNSWGIVYDGAVMSVMGESFALHGEFLVPYAAVPTLYHHYPPLYPMYLSLFYRVLGFSIVSTKVADLVLSAVLVAVVWFTTRDFLGPRKAWYAAAFVSLEPMFLMTSLIGYSEELVGICFVLTAWAAVKGLRDLPYLALAGLFAGLGFLAKASIGWVFVVTLVMGFLWIRRTRGWWILRDKWFLTGTGIFVLLAGGWTLRNLAVYGWPHWDTSTYLDAVYSYGIGHPALLAEALVVKVPLFLLFFLLYGGLFLPELRLSRRAAVGEATGLLWTIIGSTFLMGWMVSSFFWTVEQTPLWWWDNLRYVVITAPLILWLVLRETEPRWSFTRAPSTDLRSFSKRFAVLMAVFLAIGLAIVAFPAPYPQMAVMQNLDAYLQPGAVVGVDGISPETILPYISVPNVSVIPYHGGLAAAYILSATSSVYSGFIHVTTIHSGDMLGEAFACSLWARAGTALADAAS, encoded by the coding sequence ATGGGAACTCCCGATTGGAACGCCCGAGGCCGTCTCGATTCGTCCGCGTCCCGGCGTGAGCTCCGCGGCTGGCACCGCGTGGCGAGGCGGCCGAAGCGCACGGCAGCGGTTCTGGGTGGCCTGGTCGCCTTCGGCCTCCTCCTCCGATTCGTGACGTTCAACAGCTGGGGCATCGTGTACGACGGCGCCGTGATGAGCGTCATGGGCGAGTCCTTCGCCCTGCACGGCGAGTTCCTCGTCCCGTACGCCGCGGTCCCGACCCTGTACCACCACTACCCGCCCCTGTATCCCATGTACCTGAGTCTCTTCTACCGGGTGCTCGGCTTCTCGATCGTCTCGACGAAGGTCGCGGACCTCGTCCTGTCCGCCGTGCTCGTCGCGGTGGTCTGGTTCACGACCCGCGATTTCCTCGGCCCGAGGAAGGCGTGGTACGCCGCCGCGTTCGTCTCCCTGGAGCCCATGTTCCTCATGACGAGCCTCATCGGCTACTCCGAGGAGCTCGTGGGGATCTGCTTCGTCCTGACCGCGTGGGCTGCCGTCAAGGGCCTCCGCGACCTGCCGTACCTGGCGCTCGCGGGACTGTTCGCGGGCCTCGGCTTCCTCGCGAAGGCGTCCATCGGCTGGGTCTTCGTCGTGACGCTGGTCATGGGCTTCCTCTGGATCCGTCGCACGCGGGGCTGGTGGATCCTGCGGGACAAGTGGTTCCTGACCGGCACCGGGATCTTCGTCCTCCTCGCGGGCGGGTGGACCCTCCGTAACCTTGCGGTCTACGGCTGGCCCCATTGGGACACCTCCACGTACCTCGACGCGGTGTACAGTTACGGCATCGGCCACCCCGCCCTCCTGGCGGAGGCCCTCGTCGTCAAGGTGCCCCTCTTCCTCCTGTTCTTCCTCCTGTACGGGGGGCTGTTCCTCCCCGAGCTGCGCCTCTCCCGACGGGCCGCGGTCGGCGAGGCCACGGGCCTCCTCTGGACGATCATCGGCTCCACGTTCCTCATGGGCTGGATGGTCTCCTCGTTCTTCTGGACCGTCGAGCAGACGCCGCTCTGGTGGTGGGACAACCTGCGGTACGTCGTGATTACCGCCCCGCTCATCCTGTGGCTCGTGCTCCGGGAGACGGAGCCACGGTGGTCCTTCACCCGAGCCCCTTCGACGGACCTCCGGAGTTTCTCCAAACGGTTCGCCGTCCTCATGGCCGTGTTCCTCGCCATCGGCCTGGCGATCGTCGCCTTCCCGGCGCCGTACCCCCAGATGGCGGTCATGCAGAACCTGGACGCCTATCTCCAGCCTGGGGCCGTGGTGGGCGTGGACGGGATTTCCCCGGAGACGATCCTCCCGTACATCTCGGTTCCGAACGTGTCCGTGATCCCGTATCACGGCGGCCTCGCCGCGGCGTACATCCTCTCCGCGACCTCGTCCGTCTACTCGGGGTTCATCCACGTGACGACGATTCATTCGGGGGACATGCTCGGAGAGGCGTTCGCCTGCTCGCTCTGGGCTCGCGCGGGGACGGCACTCGCGGACGCGGCCTCGTGA